CGGCATCGAGCGAGGCATGGATTGCGGCAATGGATTGCGCTTCGTCCGTACCGCCCCACATCCAGCCGCCGATGGCCCAGGTGCCGAGGCCGACGGCCGAGGCGCTGACGCCGGAGCGCCCGATGTCGCGGATCAACTGTTCGCCGCTCATGCGGTAAGTCCTTCTTCGGATGCCAGTTCAAGGATGCGCGCGCCGGTCGCCTCGTCGGTGACGAGCGTGTCGAGATGGCTGCCGCGCAGGACGGAGAGGATGGAGCCGGCCTTGTTGAGCCCGCTCGCAACGCCGATCTTGGTCGGGATCGAGGCGAATTCCTCAAGGGTCAGCGAGACGAGAGCACGGTTGAGACTGTACTCGCAGACCCGGCCCCTGCCATCGAGCAAATGGGCCAGGAGTTCCGCGCTCGCACCGGAATGCTCGATGGCGTTACGGTCCGTGCTGGAAGACGGGTGCAGATCGTAATAGGTCGAGTCGGCGCTGAGGATCGAACCGATACCGACGACGGCCACCTTGGCTTCCCGCGCCCGCTGGAAGACATCCGCGACGGAGCGCATGTTCATCAGCATCGCGCGCTGCGCGGCATCGTCGGCGAAGAGTGGCGCATGGATCTGGTAGGAGCGCCCGCCCAGCCGTTCGGCCATCAGCGTCGAGACGTGGTTGACGTCCGTATAGTGCTTGCCCTGGACGCAGCCCGTCGCCGGGATGACCTCGACATCGAAGCGGCGCGGCGCCTGAAGCCCCGCTACGACGGCGCCGACGCCCTTGCCGCCGGTGATGCAGATCGTGTCGCCATCGGCGATCTCTTCGATGAGCAGTCGCGCAGCCGCCTCCCCGACCGCCTGCAGGGCGGTCTGCGGATTGTCCGAAACGGTCGGCACCACCACGGCGCGGCCGATGCCACCCAGCGCCAGAAGCCGTTCCTCCATGTCCACCAGCGGCTCGACCGGCGACTTGATCTTGATCTCGACGAGGCCGAGCTGGCGACCGCGCTTGATGAGGCGGTTGACGGTGGCGTGCGAGATGCCGAGCTGGTCGGCGATCTGCGCCTGCGTCAGGCCTTCCAGGAAGTGCAGGACGAGCGCCTGGTGCATCTGGCGGGCGATGACGATCTCTTCGCGCGGGGCGCTCGTGCGGGGCTTCAGTTTGGCGATCGGCATGTCAGGCGGCCTTCCGCTTGTGCAGGAAATGGTCGATGGAAACGGCGGCGAGCAGAATGCAGCCCTTGATCATGTCCTGCCAATAGACCGAGACGTTGAGCAGGATCAGCGACGAGGTGACGAGCGAGAGCAGCGCCATGCCGAGGATGGCCCCGAGGATCGTGCCCGAGCCGCCGCTGAGCGAGGCCCCGCCGATGACCGCCGCGGCGATGATGTTCAGCTCCATGCCGACGCCGAAGGTGGGCGTCGCCGCGCCGAAGCGGGACATGTAGATGACGCCTGCGACCCCGGCGAGCGTCGAGCACAGCACCGTCACCCAGAACTTCACCTGGTTGGTCTTGATGCCGGAATAGAGCGCGGCCTTCTCGTTGCTGCCGGTATAGAACACCTTGCGGAAGGCGGTCGCCCGGCGCAGCAGGAAATCGAACAGCACGACGACGGCGACGAAGATCAGGATGACATAGGGAACGCCGTAGAAGGTGCCCTGCCCCACCGCCTTGAAGCCGGCCGGCAGCGTGAAGAGCGAGAGCGGCGTGCCCTTGGTGATGATGAGGCAAAGGCCGCGCACGATCACCATCGCCGCCAGCGACGTGATGAAATGGTTGAGGCCGACGACCGTCACGAAGAAGCCCATGATGCCGCCGATGGCGCTGCTGGCGGCAATGCCGGCGAGCGATGCCGTCCAGGGGTCGAGGCCGGCAAGAAAGAGCGAACCCGACAGCACCATGGCGAAGCAGACGACGGAGCCGACCGCCAAGTCGATGCCGCCGACGATCAGCAGGATCGTCATGCCGACGACGACGATCCCCTCCACCGAAAAGCTCATCAGCATGGCGCGGAAGTTGCCGAGCGTCAGGAAGTGCGGCGAGGCGAAGGTCATGATCACGCCGATGGCGAGGATGATCGCGATCAGCCCGGCTTCCCGCATCGTGCCGAAGCGCTTGATGGACGATGTTTTCGGCGCAGCCGCCGCCATCGTGTCGATTGCCATTTCCCTCTCTCCCATTTTCTTCTCACGCGGCATGATGGGCCGCCTGCGCCGCGCCGAGCCCCGAGGCAAGGCGGATGACGGCTTCTTCCGACATCTCGTCCGCGCCCAGTTCCCCTGCGATCTGCCCTTCCCGCACGACCAGCACGCGGTCGGCAAGGCCCAGCAGTTCCGGCATTTCCGATGATATGACGACGATACCGATGCCCGAGCGCGCCAGGTCGCGCAACAGGCGGTGAATTTCCGTCTTGGCGCCGACATCGATGCCGCGCGTCGGCTCGTCCATCAGGATGACCTTCGGCTTCACCGCCAGCTGCTTGGCGATCGCCACCTTCTGCTGGTTGCCGCCGGACAGCGACTTGACGGGCGCTTCGATGCCGCCCATGCGAACGGCGAGCCGCTTTGCGAAATCCTCCGCAAGCGCCGCCTCGGCGCGGCTGTCGAGCAGACCCGCGGCATTGGTGAGCGCCTTGAGGTCCAGCACGGAAATGTTCTGCGCGATGGACATGTCGAGAAAGACGCCGGACCCCTTGCGGTCCTCGGAGAGATAGACGATGCCCGCCTTCACGGCATCGGCATAGGACGCGATCTTCCGGGGCGCGCCATGCAGGCGCACCGTGCCCGTGACATGCGAGCGCAGGCCGCAGATGCCTTCGGCGATCTCCGTGCGGCCGGAGCCGATCAGGCCGCCGATCCCCAGGATCTCGCCTTTTCGTAAGCTGAAGCTGACATTCTGGAAGCGCACGCCGTCGCCGAGACCATCGACATCGAGGATCGTTTCGCCGCTGGCTTCCTGCGGGTCGAGCTTTGCCGGATAGAGCTGCGTGATCTCACGGCCCACCATGCGGCGCACCACGTCGTCGGGCGTCACGTCGGCGATGCGGTCTGTGCAGACGTAGCGGCCGTCGCGGAAGACGGTTACCCGGTCGCACAGGCTGAAAATCTCGGCCATGCGGTGGCTGATATAGATGATCGAGATACCATTCGCCTTGAGGTCGCGAATGATCGCAAAGAGTTGCTGCGCCTCGGTTTCGGTCAGCGCGGCGGTCGGCTCGTCGAGGATCAGCACGCGGCAATCGAGCGTCAGGGCCTTGGCGATCTCGACAAGCTGCTGGCTGGAGATCGGCAGGTCCGCCACCTTGCGGCGGACATCGATGGCGGCAAGGCGGTTCATAACGGCCTGCGCGTCGCGTTCCAGCGCACGGTAGTTCATGAAGGGCGAGCGGCGGCGGTTGGTGGCTGCCATGAACATGTTTTCGGCGACCGTCGCGTCCGGGCAGAGCGCGATTTCCTGATGCACGAGGCCGATGCCGAGCGACTGGGCGGCGGCCGGAGACGCGATGCGGACCGGCTTGCCGTCGACGCGGATTTCGCCCTCGGTCGGCTGCAGCACGCCCGCGATGATGTTCATTAGCGTCGACTTGCCGGCGCCGTTCTCGCCGCAGAGCGCGTGAATCTCGCCGCGCTCGAGCGTGAAGCCGACATCCGTCAACGCCTTCACCGCCCCGAAATGCTTGGTCACGCCATGAATGGTGAGCACCGGCTCCGCCATCGTCATCCTCCGTCCTTCCGGGGCCATCCGCGCCACAGGACGCGGATGGCATTCGCTTGGGAGCTTACTCCTCGATACCCTTGGTGCCGCGGCGCTTCAGGTACTTGTCCCAGTAGAAGTCGTCGGCGTTTTCAGCCGTGACGATGGACAGGCCATTGTCGACCACCGGAATGCTCATCGGATTGAAGCCCGAACGCTTGGCGTCGTTCATCGGGTCGATGAGTTCCGGGTGCTTGGCGAGCCACAGCA
This genomic stretch from Roseateles sp. XES5 harbors:
- a CDS encoding sugar ABC transporter ATP-binding protein, with the translated sequence MAEPVLTIHGVTKHFGAVKALTDVGFTLERGEIHALCGENGAGKSTLMNIIAGVLQPTEGEIRVDGKPVRIASPAAAQSLGIGLVHQEIALCPDATVAENMFMAATNRRRSPFMNYRALERDAQAVMNRLAAIDVRRKVADLPISSQQLVEIAKALTLDCRVLILDEPTAALTETEAQQLFAIIRDLKANGISIIYISHRMAEIFSLCDRVTVFRDGRYVCTDRIADVTPDDVVRRMVGREITQLYPAKLDPQEASGETILDVDGLGDGVRFQNVSFSLRKGEILGIGGLIGSGRTEIAEGICGLRSHVTGTVRLHGAPRKIASYADAVKAGIVYLSEDRKGSGVFLDMSIAQNISVLDLKALTNAAGLLDSRAEAALAEDFAKRLAVRMGGIEAPVKSLSGGNQQKVAIAKQLAVKPKVILMDEPTRGIDVGAKTEIHRLLRDLARSGIGIVVISSEMPELLGLADRVLVVREGQIAGELGADEMSEEAVIRLASGLGAAQAAHHAA
- a CDS encoding sugar-binding transcriptional regulator yields the protein MPIAKLKPRTSAPREEIVIARQMHQALVLHFLEGLTQAQIADQLGISHATVNRLIKRGRQLGLVEIKIKSPVEPLVDMEERLLALGGIGRAVVVPTVSDNPQTALQAVGEAAARLLIEEIADGDTICITGGKGVGAVVAGLQAPRRFDVEVIPATGCVQGKHYTDVNHVSTLMAERLGGRSYQIHAPLFADDAAQRAMLMNMRSVADVFQRAREAKVAVVGIGSILSADSTYYDLHPSSSTDRNAIEHSGASAELLAHLLDGRGRVCEYSLNRALVSLTLEEFASIPTKIGVASGLNKAGSILSVLRGSHLDTLVTDEATGARILELASEEGLTA
- a CDS encoding ABC transporter permease produces the protein MAIDTMAAAAPKTSSIKRFGTMREAGLIAIILAIGVIMTFASPHFLTLGNFRAMLMSFSVEGIVVVGMTILLIVGGIDLAVGSVVCFAMVLSGSLFLAGLDPWTASLAGIAASSAIGGIMGFFVTVVGLNHFITSLAAMVIVRGLCLIITKGTPLSLFTLPAGFKAVGQGTFYGVPYVILIFVAVVVLFDFLLRRATAFRKVFYTGSNEKAALYSGIKTNQVKFWVTVLCSTLAGVAGVIYMSRFGAATPTFGVGMELNIIAAAVIGGASLSGGSGTILGAILGMALLSLVTSSLILLNVSVYWQDMIKGCILLAAVSIDHFLHKRKAA